The Streptomyces taklimakanensis nucleotide sequence CACGCGGATCTGGTTGGGGTTCATACCTGCCATGTGAGGCGACTCCTCGGTTCGGGCGCGCGGGCCGTCCCGCGCGCATGCGAAGGGCCCCGCCGGGGGCGGGGCCCTGGATGGGGTGGCGCGACCGCCGTCAGGCGGGTCGGGCCGGGGTGAGCGACAGCCGCACCGTGGTCAGGTAGCGGTTGGCGTCGAGCCGGTTGTAGTCGGGCAGCCAGCGGACACCGTCCGCCTCGACCACGTCGGTGACCGTGGCCGTCCCGTGGGTGGTGCCGCGCAGTCGCAGCAGCGCGGCGCGCATGCCCAGCGAGTCGGTGTGGGCCGTGGTCTTGTCCGGTCCGTAGACCTCCAACTCCACCAGTGGGTTGTCGAGGTGGAGATCGTCGATCCACGCCCCGCCGACCCGGGAGACCAGCACCACGCGCTGCGTCCCGTCGAAGTCGGCCGGTGGAACGTTGTCCACCGTCACCCCGACGAGCTCCGGCCGGTCGCTGAGGAAGTCGACGATCAGGCGCTCGACGTCCGGGAACGTGAGCAGCGGATCGACCACACGCCTCCTCCTTCCTTGAGAGGCGGGCGGGCCGTGCGGCCCGCCCATGACGAACGGCGGGCCGTGACCCGGATGTGGGTACAGCTCCGCCGCTGCCTCCAAGTGTGAACCAGATCGTGCGCGCGCGCAACTAGGTGGCGGAAGAAAATCTCCCGAAGCGCCCACGGAACGCCACTCCCCCGCTCCCTCCCGGCTTCTCCTCGAGCCACCGGCGGGCCGCGCGGCGCCCGGTGTCCGGTGTCCGGCGCCCGTGCGGCCGGGCACGACACCCCACGCGCCGACCACATCCGCGTCCCCGGAGTCGGCGGACCCCGGGGGCCGGCCGGACGGCCCGCCCCCGGTCAGGCGCGACGGCGCGCGGGCACCTCCGGCCGACCGCCCTCCGGCAGGAACTGACCCGCCACCCGGACGAACATCTCCCGCTGCTCGACCGGGATGCCCAGCAACTCGGCGGCGCGCCGCAGGGTGAGCGTCCCGTCCGCCCCCTCCCCGGGGGGCTGCGCGGCGGACGCCGGCGGCAACTCTTCCGCGGTGAGTTGCCCGGAACGGATCAGCATCTCCCGGACCGGGACCCGCAGGACCCGGGCGAGGCGGCGCATGGTCTCCAGGTCGGGCATGCTGTGCCGCCGCAGCAGCCGGGTGATCGCCGCACGGTGCACGCCCGCGGCGTCGGCGAGTCGCGACTTGCCGCCGCCCCGCGGGCTGTCGATGTCGTAGCCCCGCTCCCGGATCAGCCCCTCGATCCAGGACGCGAAGCCTTCAAGGTCCTGAGCAGCCGCCATGACTCGCCCCCTTCGTGAGCGTTCAGCATAACGTGCTTTCGCGCGCGGCATTACGTGCTATCGAGCGCGAAATGGATGGCCCGGGCGACGCTCTCGTGAAAACTTGTTGCGTGCTTGCACGCAACATACGATCATGGGGCTTCGCCTCGAACACCCGACCAGATCAAGGGGGTCGCCCCATGGCGTCCGTCGTCCGTGCGTCGGCGAGCACCGACCGACCGTCCCGCCCCGGTCCGAGCCGGCCGCGACGGTCGGAAGAAGCGGGAGAAGCGGGAGAAGCGGGAGAAACAGCATGAGCCTCCACACCGAAACGGCCCACTGGCTGGGCGCGCTGCGCCGCCAGTTCCCCGAGCTCCTCGGCGAACTGGCCCCCGGCGGCCGCAGCCCCGCCGTACCCGCCGCCACCCCCGGGCCCGTCAACCCCAGCCGCGCCACCGCCCCGTTACGCCTGCACGTCTCCGACGCCGTCCGCGACATCACCGACGGCGTGACCGAACTGGAGGAGGCCGTCCACGACCGGCTCGGTCTCCCCCGCCCGCGACGGGCCCGGGTCCCGCAGCGGATCGGACGCGTGCTGAACCTGCTCGACCGCGTCGGGGAGCACCCCGTCCTCGCCGAGCACGTCCGGGACGAGGCCCGGAGGATGGCCCGCCGCTGCGCGCGGGTGCTGGGGGAGAGCGAGCCGATGACGGCCGTCGCCGGCCGCTGCCCGTGGTGCGACTCCGTCTCCCTGCGGGCCTTCCCCGAACGCCGCGCCGTGCTGTGCATCAACCCCGGCTGCCGCTGTGACGACCCCGAGTGCGACTGCCGCACCGACCCCGCCCACCGGCACGCCTGGCAACGGCACGAACTGCCGGGCGGTGAGGTCTGATGCTGGTCACCGGCGCCATGGCGGCCCGTGAGGTGTCGGTCTCCTCGGCCACCATCCGCAAGTGGGTCCAGCTCGGTCGACTCGCCCCGGCCGGTCGACAGGGGCGCGCCCTGCTCTACCGCCTGGAGGACGTCTTCGCCGCGGAACGCTCCGTCCACCGGGGCGGAGCGGTCGTCGGCACGGCCGCCGACACGGCCGCCGGCTCGGAGCACCGCGCCCTCGGACCCGACGAACGGGTGAGTCGTGGTTAGCGGGCGGTGATCGGAGGTACCCGAAGTGCCGACCCACGAGGGGAGCGCAACGACGATGACCACGGCACATCGGACGGACGGGCACCGACGAGGTGACGAACACTCCGTCGGCGAACTGGTGGCGCGCGCCACCACGCAGATGTCGCAGCTCCTCCACGAGGAGTTGCGACTCGCCAAGATGGAGATGACCGAGAAGGGCAAGCGGGCCGGGTTGGGCGGCGGAATGCTGGGCGCCGCCGCGACCATCGCCTTCATCGCGGTGCAGGCCGGAGTGGCGGCCGCGATCGCCGGTCTGGCCGTGGTGTGGCCGGTGTGGCTGTCCGCCCTGGTCGTCATGGTGGTGCTGTTGCTCGTCGCCGGGGTGCTGGCCGTCCTGGGCCGGCAGGAAGTGCGCAGGGCGACTCCGGCGAAGCCCGAACGGGCGCTGCGCGGCGTGCAGGACGACTTTCACGAGATCAGGGGAAGGGTACGGCGATGAGCGCCCGCGACACCGTGCCGGCCGGCTCGGACCTCCAGGCCCCGGGCATCCCCTCCGATCCGGAGACCCCCGCGGAACTCCGCGAACGGATCGAGCGCACCCGCCGGGAGCTGGGCGACACCCTCGAGGAACTGACGGCCAAGACGGACGTCAGGGCCATGGCCCGCCGGAAGGCGTCAAAGGCGGCACGGGCCGGCCGGCGCAACGCGCGCACCCTGGCCGTCGTGGGCGGCGCCACCCTGGCCGTGACGGTGGCGGCGCTGGTGGCTGCGCGGCACCTGCGACACGGTGGCCCGGGTGGCGGCGGAGGGCGACCGTGGCGGCGGATCCCCGTGTACGACCCGCGGCCCTCGGCCTCATTCCGGCGCCTCACCGCGCGCCTCGCGCGCTGAGGCGCCGGGAGCGTCCGGCGTCTCGGGCGCCCGTCCGCCCCCGCGGCGCTCCCTTCGGCGGGCCCTGAGTTCCCGCCGCAGCGAGCGCGGCCACTTGGTGGTGTCGCGCGGCTCCACGTACGGCTCCTCGCCCCGCGGGAGACCACCGGCGTACGCCCGCCGCCGGGCCAGCTCCGCGTCCAGTTCCAGACCCAGGAGGATCGCCAGGTTCGACAGCCACAGCCAGACCAGGAAGACGACGACGCCCGCGAGGGTGCCGTACGTCTTGTTGTACGAGCCGAAGTTGGCGGTGTAGAGGGCGAACCCCGCGGAGGTGACCACCCACAGCAACACCGCCAGCACGCTGCCCGGCGCCATGCGCAGCCCCCGCAGCCGGGCGTTGGGCGCCGACCAGTACAGAATGCTGATCATCGACGCCACCAGCAGCACCAGCACCGGCCACTTCACGATCGACCACACCAGCAGCGCCTGTTCGCCCATGCCGATGGCCGTCCCCACCTGCTCGGCCACCCCACCCGTGAAGACCACGATCAGCGCGCTCAGCGCGAGCAGCACCATCAGCATCAGCGTGACGCCGATGCGCAGCGGCGTGAGCTTCCACACCGGGCGCCCCTCGGGGATGTCGTAGATGTGGTTGGCGGTGCGGATGAACGCCGCGACGTAACCGGAAGCGGCCCACACGGCGGCCAGCAGACTGACGACCGCCAGGAAACCGCCGCCGCCGCGTTGGATCTCGTCCACCGCGTCGCGCAGGATCTCGCGGGCCTGCCCCGGGGCGAGCTGCTCCAGGTTGTCCAGGATGTGCCTGGTCGCCGTCTCGCCGACCACACCGAGCAGCGAGACGAGCAGCAGCAGGGCCGGGAAGATCGACAGCACGCCGTAGTACGTGAGGGCCGCCGCCCGGTCCGCGATCTCGTCGTCGAGGAATTCCTTGACCGTGCCGCGCAGTACGGTCCACCACGTCTTCGCCATGCCCCTACGGATTGCCGGAGCGGGCCCGGTCATGTGCGCGGGCGGGGCGGGGCGGGAGGCGGCACGGCCGCCGACCCGCACCCGCCGCGTCCGACACGGGCGTCACAGGACGCGGGTGAGACGCGTCCCCACGTCCGGCTCGGTCATCTCCTCCCGGACGGCCACCGGTACCTTCACCTGGCCCGGTCCGCTGCCGACGGTCAGGGTGCCGACGGTCTCGCCCGCCTCCGCGGTGCCCGGCACACCCTCGCCGCCGTCGGTGAGGGCCAGTTCCACCTTCAGCCCGGACCAGCCGACGGCCGTGACGTCCTCGGTGGCGACCACCTGTGTCCGACCGCCGAGGCCGTCGTCCACGTAACCGACCACGTCGCCCTTCGCGACGACCTTCTCCGTCCGCAGGACCTCCTGCGTGGAGATCAGCAGTTCCCGACTCTCGTGGACGACCGTGTCGATGATCGGGGGCTTGTGCTGGCCGAGCACGGCTCCGACGATCAGCTGCGTGGTGCCGCCGATCTCCTTCTCCCCCGCGAACAGCAGGTTGCCGCCGGCCGCGGTGGTGGTGCCGGGCTTGATGCCGATGGCGTTGTTGTAGGGGACGAGACCGTTCCAGTTGCGGTGGCTGTGGCCGTTGCGGTCCTCGTAGGAGGGCTTCTTGACGATCTCCCGGAACACCTCGAAGTCCATCACCTTCTTGCCCAGCTTCACCTGGTCGGCGGCGGTGCTGACGGTGTCCTGCCGCAGTCCGCTGGCATCGGTGTAGGTGGTGTTGGTCATTCCGAGCTCCTCGGCGGTGGCGTTCATCTTCTTGACGAACTCCTCCTCCGAGCCGCCGGTGTCCCACCGGGCCAGCAGCCGTGCCACGTTGTTCGCGGACGCGATCATCACGGCGTGGAGCGCCTCGTTGAGGGTGATTTCCTCGCCCTCCTCGACCTCGACGGTCGACTCCCCCTGGGCGCTGAGGGCCGCCTCCTCCTCGGCCTGCTTGTCCACGGGTATCAGGGGTCCCTCCTCACCCGCCTTCATCGGGTGGTCGCGCAGGATGACGTAGGCGGTCATCACCTTCGCCACGCTCGCGATCGGCACCGGCTTCTGCTCCCCGTAGGTGCCGAGGGAGCCGAGCCCCTCGACCTCCACGACGGCCTGGCCCTCCGGCGGCCAGGCCAGCTCGGGCTTCTCCCCGCCGAAGGAGTACGTGGCGGGGGCGGTGAGCCTCAGTTCGGGTTCGGGCAACGGGCGCAGGAGCTGGACCACCACGAAGGCGATCACCAGCAGCGCGACCAGCGGCGACCAGATCTTGAGGCGGCGCAACGCGGTCCGCAGCGGGGTCGGGGGCGGCGCGGGCTTGTTCGTCAGCTCGGCCAGCAGTTCCAGGGGACGGTGCGGCGGCAGCGGCTGCTGCCTCGTCCGCTCGGCCTCGGGCGGCTCGGATGCCGCCGCGGCCTCGGGAGAGGGGGTGGCACCGGTGGACCCGGCGGCTCCGTCGGACGCGGTGGTGGGCGCGGACGGGGCGGAGGGGGTGGGCGTGAGCGGCCGGGGGGCGTCGGGGGACCGCAGCGGCACGAAGCGGCTCGTCCGCTCGACGTCGCTCTCCCCATCGGCGGAACCCGTCCGGTCGGGGCGTACCCGGAGCATGGCGGTGGTCTGGTCGACCGGCTTGGCCGTCGACGGCCTCCCGTCGGCCGGACGGTCGTCGGCGGCGGGCTCCTTCCCGCCCCGGCTCCCGTCCGGGTCCTCGTCGGAGGCGGCCTCACCGGTCTCCTCCACCGTCTCCCCCTGGTCGGCCTCGGCGGGCTCGGTGGGCTCGGTGG carries:
- a CDS encoding serine hydrolase, translating into MAGKSPDRSVRQISLGETTEEAGTVPERSRDPRVALYEAPRESEESTGETGEADKEPETGAPGRAEGAERAAGSAAAGKPADTDGADDADGVEDAEDAEDGAARSASGEDDRDAAAGPEESREEADGPEEAEAEARKEPAGTTTEPTEPTEPAEADQGETVEETGEAASDEDPDGSRGGKEPAADDRPADGRPSTAKPVDQTTAMLRVRPDRTGSADGESDVERTSRFVPLRSPDAPRPLTPTPSAPSAPTTASDGAAGSTGATPSPEAAAASEPPEAERTRQQPLPPHRPLELLAELTNKPAPPPTPLRTALRRLKIWSPLVALLVIAFVVVQLLRPLPEPELRLTAPATYSFGGEKPELAWPPEGQAVVEVEGLGSLGTYGEQKPVPIASVAKVMTAYVILRDHPMKAGEEGPLIPVDKQAEEEAALSAQGESTVEVEEGEEITLNEALHAVMIASANNVARLLARWDTGGSEEEFVKKMNATAEELGMTNTTYTDASGLRQDTVSTAADQVKLGKKVMDFEVFREIVKKPSYEDRNGHSHRNWNGLVPYNNAIGIKPGTTTAAGGNLLFAGEKEIGGTTQLIVGAVLGQHKPPIIDTVVHESRELLISTQEVLRTEKVVAKGDVVGYVDDGLGGRTQVVATEDVTAVGWSGLKVELALTDGGEGVPGTAEAGETVGTLTVGSGPGQVKVPVAVREEMTEPDVGTRLTRVL
- a CDS encoding phage holin family protein yields the protein MTTAHRTDGHRRGDEHSVGELVARATTQMSQLLHEELRLAKMEMTEKGKRAGLGGGMLGAAATIAFIAVQAGVAAAIAGLAVVWPVWLSALVVMVVLLLVAGVLAVLGRQEVRRATPAKPERALRGVQDDFHEIRGRVRR
- a CDS encoding DUF3618 domain-containing protein, whose protein sequence is MSARDTVPAGSDLQAPGIPSDPETPAELRERIERTRRELGDTLEELTAKTDVRAMARRKASKAARAGRRNARTLAVVGGATLAVTVAALVAARHLRHGGPGGGGGRPWRRIPVYDPRPSASFRRLTARLAR
- a CDS encoding YihY/virulence factor BrkB family protein gives rise to the protein MTGPAPAIRRGMAKTWWTVLRGTVKEFLDDEIADRAAALTYYGVLSIFPALLLLVSLLGVVGETATRHILDNLEQLAPGQAREILRDAVDEIQRGGGGFLAVVSLLAAVWAASGYVAAFIRTANHIYDIPEGRPVWKLTPLRIGVTLMLMVLLALSALIVVFTGGVAEQVGTAIGMGEQALLVWSIVKWPVLVLLVASMISILYWSAPNARLRGLRMAPGSVLAVLLWVVTSAGFALYTANFGSYNKTYGTLAGVVVFLVWLWLSNLAILLGLELDAELARRRAYAGGLPRGEEPYVEPRDTTKWPRSLRRELRARRRERRGGGRAPETPDAPGASAREARGEAPE
- a CDS encoding helix-turn-helix domain-containing protein; amino-acid sequence: MAAAQDLEGFASWIEGLIRERGYDIDSPRGGGKSRLADAAGVHRAAITRLLRRHSMPDLETMRRLARVLRVPVREMLIRSGQLTAEELPPASAAQPPGEGADGTLTLRRAAELLGIPVEQREMFVRVAGQFLPEGGRPEVPARRRA